A region of Hemicordylus capensis ecotype Gifberg chromosome 17, rHemCap1.1.pri, whole genome shotgun sequence DNA encodes the following proteins:
- the NR6A1 gene encoding nuclear receptor subfamily 6 group A member 1 isoform X2, protein MELKPEPPPGAGGGGEGPAGAGRRLPSPPLPPPPPPPLPPPPPHNGFCREPPSEHEPPPVLDGEQMNSSSSLVLPLNTGNDRVDPRTCLICGDRATGLHYGIISCEGCKGFFKRSICNRRVYRCSRDKNCVMSRKQRNRCQYCRLLKCLQMGMNRKAIREDGMPGGRNKSIGPVQISEEEIERIMSGQEFEGEANLFWSNNGDSDNSSPGNGVSESNQPSPVSTPSSRSVELNGFTALRDQFIGTPVSAHYQYLPHLLSCPAHSALLPAQPRSLDPQTHGLLISQLVSAEDMEPLGTPMLIEDGYKVTQAELFALLCRLADELLFRQIAWIKKLPFFCELSIKDYTCLLSSTWQELILLSSLTVYSKQIFGDLADVTSKYSPSEEELHRFSEEAMEVMERLIYLYRKFSQLKVSNEEYACMKAINFLNQDIRGLTNASPLEQLNKRYWYVCQDFMEFKYPHQPGRFPDLMMCLPEIRYIAGKLVNVPLEQLPLLFKAVLHSCKASLSKE, encoded by the exons GCTTCTGCCGGGAGCCTCCTTCGGAGCACGAGCCGCCTCCTG TTCTAGATGGTGAACAGATGAACTCTTCCTCCTCTCTGGTGCTTCCCTTGAATACTGGCA ATGACCGAGTGGATCCACGCACCTGCCTGATCTGTGGAGACCGAGCGACGGGGCTGCACTATGGCATCATCTCATGCGAAGGCTGCAAAGGGTTCTTCAAGCGGAGCATCTGCAACAGGAGGGTCTACCGATGCAGCCGCGACAAGAACTGCGTCATGTCCCGCAAACAGCGCAACCGATGCCAATACTGCCGGCTGCTCAAGTGCCTCCAGATGGGCATGAACCGGAAAG cCATCCGAGAAGACGGCATGCCTGGAGGCCGGAACAAGAGCATCGGGCCTGTCCAG ATCTCCGAGGAAGAGATTGAGCGGATCATGTCTGGGCAGGAGTTCGAAGGGGAGGCCAACCTCTTCTGGAGCAACAACGGGGACAGTGACAACAGCTCCCCTGGCAATGGGGTCTCCGAGAGCAACCAGCCCTCCCCGGTTTCGACTCCCTCTTCAAG GTCAGTGGAGCTGAACGGATTTACTGCACTCAGGGACCAGTTCATCGGGACGCCGGTGTCTGCACACTACCAGTACCTCCCGCACCTTCTGAGCTGCCCGGCTCACTCCGCTCTGCTGCCTGCCCAGCCCCGGAGCCTCGACCCCCAGACCCACGGCCTCCTCATCAGCCAGCTCGTCTCCGCGGAGGACATGGAGCCCCTGGGCACCCCGATGCTGATCGAAGACGG GTACAAAGTGACCCAGGCGGAGCTTTTTGCGCTGCTCTGTCGGCTGGCGGACGAGCTGCTCTTCCGGCAGATCGCCTGGATCAAGAAGCTGCCGTTCTTCTGCGAACTTTCCATCAAGGACTACACCTGCCTCCTGAGCTCCACCTGGCAGGAGCTgatcctcctctcctctctcaccgTCTACAGCAAGCAGATCTTTGGGGATCTGGCGGACGTGACTTCCAAGTACTCTCCCTCGGAGGAGGAGCTGCACAG GTTCAGTGAGGAGGCGATGGAAGTGATGGAGCGGCTGATCTACCTGTACCGCAAGTTCAGCCAGCTGAAAGTCAGCAATGAGGAGTACGCATGCATGAAAGCCATCAACTTCCTCAATCAAG ATATCCGGGGCCTGACCAACGCGTCTCCACTGGAGCAGCTGAACAAGCGCTACTGGTACGTCTGCCAGGACTTCATGGAGTTCAAATACCCGCATCAGCCCGGCCGCTTCCCAGACCTGATGATGTGTCTGCCGGAGATCCGCTACATCGCAG ggAAACTGGTGAACGTCCCGCTGGAGCAGCTGCCCCTCCTCTTCAAGGCAGTTCTGCATTCCTGCAAGGCCAGCCTGAGCAAGGAGTGA
- the NR6A1 gene encoding nuclear receptor subfamily 6 group A member 1 isoform X1, whose amino-acid sequence MELKPEPPPGAGGGGEGPAGAGRRLPSPPLPPPPPPPLPPPPPHNGFCREPPSEHEPPPVLDGEQMNSSSSLVLPLNTGNDRVDPRTCLICGDRATGLHYGIISCEGCKGFFKRSICNRRVYRCSRDKNCVMSRKQRNRCQYCRLLKCLQMGMNRKAIREDGMPGGRNKSIGPVQISEEEIERIMSGQEFEGEANLFWSNNGDSDNSSPGNGVSESNQPSPVSTPSSSRSVELNGFTALRDQFIGTPVSAHYQYLPHLLSCPAHSALLPAQPRSLDPQTHGLLISQLVSAEDMEPLGTPMLIEDGYKVTQAELFALLCRLADELLFRQIAWIKKLPFFCELSIKDYTCLLSSTWQELILLSSLTVYSKQIFGDLADVTSKYSPSEEELHRFSEEAMEVMERLIYLYRKFSQLKVSNEEYACMKAINFLNQDIRGLTNASPLEQLNKRYWYVCQDFMEFKYPHQPGRFPDLMMCLPEIRYIAGKLVNVPLEQLPLLFKAVLHSCKASLSKE is encoded by the exons GCTTCTGCCGGGAGCCTCCTTCGGAGCACGAGCCGCCTCCTG TTCTAGATGGTGAACAGATGAACTCTTCCTCCTCTCTGGTGCTTCCCTTGAATACTGGCA ATGACCGAGTGGATCCACGCACCTGCCTGATCTGTGGAGACCGAGCGACGGGGCTGCACTATGGCATCATCTCATGCGAAGGCTGCAAAGGGTTCTTCAAGCGGAGCATCTGCAACAGGAGGGTCTACCGATGCAGCCGCGACAAGAACTGCGTCATGTCCCGCAAACAGCGCAACCGATGCCAATACTGCCGGCTGCTCAAGTGCCTCCAGATGGGCATGAACCGGAAAG cCATCCGAGAAGACGGCATGCCTGGAGGCCGGAACAAGAGCATCGGGCCTGTCCAG ATCTCCGAGGAAGAGATTGAGCGGATCATGTCTGGGCAGGAGTTCGAAGGGGAGGCCAACCTCTTCTGGAGCAACAACGGGGACAGTGACAACAGCTCCCCTGGCAATGGGGTCTCCGAGAGCAACCAGCCCTCCCCGGTTTCGACTCCCTCTTCAAG TAGGTCAGTGGAGCTGAACGGATTTACTGCACTCAGGGACCAGTTCATCGGGACGCCGGTGTCTGCACACTACCAGTACCTCCCGCACCTTCTGAGCTGCCCGGCTCACTCCGCTCTGCTGCCTGCCCAGCCCCGGAGCCTCGACCCCCAGACCCACGGCCTCCTCATCAGCCAGCTCGTCTCCGCGGAGGACATGGAGCCCCTGGGCACCCCGATGCTGATCGAAGACGG GTACAAAGTGACCCAGGCGGAGCTTTTTGCGCTGCTCTGTCGGCTGGCGGACGAGCTGCTCTTCCGGCAGATCGCCTGGATCAAGAAGCTGCCGTTCTTCTGCGAACTTTCCATCAAGGACTACACCTGCCTCCTGAGCTCCACCTGGCAGGAGCTgatcctcctctcctctctcaccgTCTACAGCAAGCAGATCTTTGGGGATCTGGCGGACGTGACTTCCAAGTACTCTCCCTCGGAGGAGGAGCTGCACAG GTTCAGTGAGGAGGCGATGGAAGTGATGGAGCGGCTGATCTACCTGTACCGCAAGTTCAGCCAGCTGAAAGTCAGCAATGAGGAGTACGCATGCATGAAAGCCATCAACTTCCTCAATCAAG ATATCCGGGGCCTGACCAACGCGTCTCCACTGGAGCAGCTGAACAAGCGCTACTGGTACGTCTGCCAGGACTTCATGGAGTTCAAATACCCGCATCAGCCCGGCCGCTTCCCAGACCTGATGATGTGTCTGCCGGAGATCCGCTACATCGCAG ggAAACTGGTGAACGTCCCGCTGGAGCAGCTGCCCCTCCTCTTCAAGGCAGTTCTGCATTCCTGCAAGGCCAGCCTGAGCAAGGAGTGA
- the NR6A1 gene encoding nuclear receptor subfamily 6 group A member 1 isoform X4, translating to MNSSSSLVLPLNTGNDRVDPRTCLICGDRATGLHYGIISCEGCKGFFKRSICNRRVYRCSRDKNCVMSRKQRNRCQYCRLLKCLQMGMNRKAIREDGMPGGRNKSIGPVQISEEEIERIMSGQEFEGEANLFWSNNGDSDNSSPGNGVSESNQPSPVSTPSSSRSVELNGFTALRDQFIGTPVSAHYQYLPHLLSCPAHSALLPAQPRSLDPQTHGLLISQLVSAEDMEPLGTPMLIEDGYKVTQAELFALLCRLADELLFRQIAWIKKLPFFCELSIKDYTCLLSSTWQELILLSSLTVYSKQIFGDLADVTSKYSPSEEELHRFSEEAMEVMERLIYLYRKFSQLKVSNEEYACMKAINFLNQDIRGLTNASPLEQLNKRYWYVCQDFMEFKYPHQPGRFPDLMMCLPEIRYIAGKLVNVPLEQLPLLFKAVLHSCKASLSKE from the exons ATGAACTCTTCCTCCTCTCTGGTGCTTCCCTTGAATACTGGCA ATGACCGAGTGGATCCACGCACCTGCCTGATCTGTGGAGACCGAGCGACGGGGCTGCACTATGGCATCATCTCATGCGAAGGCTGCAAAGGGTTCTTCAAGCGGAGCATCTGCAACAGGAGGGTCTACCGATGCAGCCGCGACAAGAACTGCGTCATGTCCCGCAAACAGCGCAACCGATGCCAATACTGCCGGCTGCTCAAGTGCCTCCAGATGGGCATGAACCGGAAAG cCATCCGAGAAGACGGCATGCCTGGAGGCCGGAACAAGAGCATCGGGCCTGTCCAG ATCTCCGAGGAAGAGATTGAGCGGATCATGTCTGGGCAGGAGTTCGAAGGGGAGGCCAACCTCTTCTGGAGCAACAACGGGGACAGTGACAACAGCTCCCCTGGCAATGGGGTCTCCGAGAGCAACCAGCCCTCCCCGGTTTCGACTCCCTCTTCAAG TAGGTCAGTGGAGCTGAACGGATTTACTGCACTCAGGGACCAGTTCATCGGGACGCCGGTGTCTGCACACTACCAGTACCTCCCGCACCTTCTGAGCTGCCCGGCTCACTCCGCTCTGCTGCCTGCCCAGCCCCGGAGCCTCGACCCCCAGACCCACGGCCTCCTCATCAGCCAGCTCGTCTCCGCGGAGGACATGGAGCCCCTGGGCACCCCGATGCTGATCGAAGACGG GTACAAAGTGACCCAGGCGGAGCTTTTTGCGCTGCTCTGTCGGCTGGCGGACGAGCTGCTCTTCCGGCAGATCGCCTGGATCAAGAAGCTGCCGTTCTTCTGCGAACTTTCCATCAAGGACTACACCTGCCTCCTGAGCTCCACCTGGCAGGAGCTgatcctcctctcctctctcaccgTCTACAGCAAGCAGATCTTTGGGGATCTGGCGGACGTGACTTCCAAGTACTCTCCCTCGGAGGAGGAGCTGCACAG GTTCAGTGAGGAGGCGATGGAAGTGATGGAGCGGCTGATCTACCTGTACCGCAAGTTCAGCCAGCTGAAAGTCAGCAATGAGGAGTACGCATGCATGAAAGCCATCAACTTCCTCAATCAAG ATATCCGGGGCCTGACCAACGCGTCTCCACTGGAGCAGCTGAACAAGCGCTACTGGTACGTCTGCCAGGACTTCATGGAGTTCAAATACCCGCATCAGCCCGGCCGCTTCCCAGACCTGATGATGTGTCTGCCGGAGATCCGCTACATCGCAG ggAAACTGGTGAACGTCCCGCTGGAGCAGCTGCCCCTCCTCTTCAAGGCAGTTCTGCATTCCTGCAAGGCCAGCCTGAGCAAGGAGTGA
- the NR6A1 gene encoding nuclear receptor subfamily 6 group A member 1 isoform X5 has protein sequence MEDDRVDPRTCLICGDRATGLHYGIISCEGCKGFFKRSICNRRVYRCSRDKNCVMSRKQRNRCQYCRLLKCLQMGMNRKAIREDGMPGGRNKSIGPVQISEEEIERIMSGQEFEGEANLFWSNNGDSDNSSPGNGVSESNQPSPVSTPSSSRSVELNGFTALRDQFIGTPVSAHYQYLPHLLSCPAHSALLPAQPRSLDPQTHGLLISQLVSAEDMEPLGTPMLIEDGYKVTQAELFALLCRLADELLFRQIAWIKKLPFFCELSIKDYTCLLSSTWQELILLSSLTVYSKQIFGDLADVTSKYSPSEEELHRFSEEAMEVMERLIYLYRKFSQLKVSNEEYACMKAINFLNQDIRGLTNASPLEQLNKRYWYVCQDFMEFKYPHQPGRFPDLMMCLPEIRYIAGKLVNVPLEQLPLLFKAVLHSCKASLSKE, from the exons ATGGAAG ATGACCGAGTGGATCCACGCACCTGCCTGATCTGTGGAGACCGAGCGACGGGGCTGCACTATGGCATCATCTCATGCGAAGGCTGCAAAGGGTTCTTCAAGCGGAGCATCTGCAACAGGAGGGTCTACCGATGCAGCCGCGACAAGAACTGCGTCATGTCCCGCAAACAGCGCAACCGATGCCAATACTGCCGGCTGCTCAAGTGCCTCCAGATGGGCATGAACCGGAAAG cCATCCGAGAAGACGGCATGCCTGGAGGCCGGAACAAGAGCATCGGGCCTGTCCAG ATCTCCGAGGAAGAGATTGAGCGGATCATGTCTGGGCAGGAGTTCGAAGGGGAGGCCAACCTCTTCTGGAGCAACAACGGGGACAGTGACAACAGCTCCCCTGGCAATGGGGTCTCCGAGAGCAACCAGCCCTCCCCGGTTTCGACTCCCTCTTCAAG TAGGTCAGTGGAGCTGAACGGATTTACTGCACTCAGGGACCAGTTCATCGGGACGCCGGTGTCTGCACACTACCAGTACCTCCCGCACCTTCTGAGCTGCCCGGCTCACTCCGCTCTGCTGCCTGCCCAGCCCCGGAGCCTCGACCCCCAGACCCACGGCCTCCTCATCAGCCAGCTCGTCTCCGCGGAGGACATGGAGCCCCTGGGCACCCCGATGCTGATCGAAGACGG GTACAAAGTGACCCAGGCGGAGCTTTTTGCGCTGCTCTGTCGGCTGGCGGACGAGCTGCTCTTCCGGCAGATCGCCTGGATCAAGAAGCTGCCGTTCTTCTGCGAACTTTCCATCAAGGACTACACCTGCCTCCTGAGCTCCACCTGGCAGGAGCTgatcctcctctcctctctcaccgTCTACAGCAAGCAGATCTTTGGGGATCTGGCGGACGTGACTTCCAAGTACTCTCCCTCGGAGGAGGAGCTGCACAG GTTCAGTGAGGAGGCGATGGAAGTGATGGAGCGGCTGATCTACCTGTACCGCAAGTTCAGCCAGCTGAAAGTCAGCAATGAGGAGTACGCATGCATGAAAGCCATCAACTTCCTCAATCAAG ATATCCGGGGCCTGACCAACGCGTCTCCACTGGAGCAGCTGAACAAGCGCTACTGGTACGTCTGCCAGGACTTCATGGAGTTCAAATACCCGCATCAGCCCGGCCGCTTCCCAGACCTGATGATGTGTCTGCCGGAGATCCGCTACATCGCAG ggAAACTGGTGAACGTCCCGCTGGAGCAGCTGCCCCTCCTCTTCAAGGCAGTTCTGCATTCCTGCAAGGCCAGCCTGAGCAAGGAGTGA
- the NR6A1 gene encoding nuclear receptor subfamily 6 group A member 1 isoform X3, with amino-acid sequence MPASGWFTIEFQAGCGACLGHPWFHLLSGSASLSLETAPCPLRSWQSGCLRGSGKVCRCHPEDDRVDPRTCLICGDRATGLHYGIISCEGCKGFFKRSICNRRVYRCSRDKNCVMSRKQRNRCQYCRLLKCLQMGMNRKAIREDGMPGGRNKSIGPVQISEEEIERIMSGQEFEGEANLFWSNNGDSDNSSPGNGVSESNQPSPVSTPSSSRSVELNGFTALRDQFIGTPVSAHYQYLPHLLSCPAHSALLPAQPRSLDPQTHGLLISQLVSAEDMEPLGTPMLIEDGYKVTQAELFALLCRLADELLFRQIAWIKKLPFFCELSIKDYTCLLSSTWQELILLSSLTVYSKQIFGDLADVTSKYSPSEEELHRFSEEAMEVMERLIYLYRKFSQLKVSNEEYACMKAINFLNQDIRGLTNASPLEQLNKRYWYVCQDFMEFKYPHQPGRFPDLMMCLPEIRYIAGKLVNVPLEQLPLLFKAVLHSCKASLSKE; translated from the exons ATGCCtgcctctgggtggttcacaatcgaGTTCCAGGCTGGCTGCGGTGCCTGCCTTGGCCATCCCTGGTTCCATTTGCTTTCTGGGTCGGCGTCTCTGTCTCTGGAAACTGCCCCGTGCCCCCTGAGATCCTGGCAGAGCGGCTGTCTCCGTGGGAGTGGCAAAGTCTGCAGGTGCCACCCAGAAG ATGACCGAGTGGATCCACGCACCTGCCTGATCTGTGGAGACCGAGCGACGGGGCTGCACTATGGCATCATCTCATGCGAAGGCTGCAAAGGGTTCTTCAAGCGGAGCATCTGCAACAGGAGGGTCTACCGATGCAGCCGCGACAAGAACTGCGTCATGTCCCGCAAACAGCGCAACCGATGCCAATACTGCCGGCTGCTCAAGTGCCTCCAGATGGGCATGAACCGGAAAG cCATCCGAGAAGACGGCATGCCTGGAGGCCGGAACAAGAGCATCGGGCCTGTCCAG ATCTCCGAGGAAGAGATTGAGCGGATCATGTCTGGGCAGGAGTTCGAAGGGGAGGCCAACCTCTTCTGGAGCAACAACGGGGACAGTGACAACAGCTCCCCTGGCAATGGGGTCTCCGAGAGCAACCAGCCCTCCCCGGTTTCGACTCCCTCTTCAAG TAGGTCAGTGGAGCTGAACGGATTTACTGCACTCAGGGACCAGTTCATCGGGACGCCGGTGTCTGCACACTACCAGTACCTCCCGCACCTTCTGAGCTGCCCGGCTCACTCCGCTCTGCTGCCTGCCCAGCCCCGGAGCCTCGACCCCCAGACCCACGGCCTCCTCATCAGCCAGCTCGTCTCCGCGGAGGACATGGAGCCCCTGGGCACCCCGATGCTGATCGAAGACGG GTACAAAGTGACCCAGGCGGAGCTTTTTGCGCTGCTCTGTCGGCTGGCGGACGAGCTGCTCTTCCGGCAGATCGCCTGGATCAAGAAGCTGCCGTTCTTCTGCGAACTTTCCATCAAGGACTACACCTGCCTCCTGAGCTCCACCTGGCAGGAGCTgatcctcctctcctctctcaccgTCTACAGCAAGCAGATCTTTGGGGATCTGGCGGACGTGACTTCCAAGTACTCTCCCTCGGAGGAGGAGCTGCACAG GTTCAGTGAGGAGGCGATGGAAGTGATGGAGCGGCTGATCTACCTGTACCGCAAGTTCAGCCAGCTGAAAGTCAGCAATGAGGAGTACGCATGCATGAAAGCCATCAACTTCCTCAATCAAG ATATCCGGGGCCTGACCAACGCGTCTCCACTGGAGCAGCTGAACAAGCGCTACTGGTACGTCTGCCAGGACTTCATGGAGTTCAAATACCCGCATCAGCCCGGCCGCTTCCCAGACCTGATGATGTGTCTGCCGGAGATCCGCTACATCGCAG ggAAACTGGTGAACGTCCCGCTGGAGCAGCTGCCCCTCCTCTTCAAGGCAGTTCTGCATTCCTGCAAGGCCAGCCTGAGCAAGGAGTGA